A window from Syntrophorhabdales bacterium encodes these proteins:
- a CDS encoding ABC transporter substrate-binding protein has translation MRGAIKLVFSSVLFFCLIGPAYAADPILLGIPTSLKLIEGYESNRAAILAAEEINAKGGVTVGKEKRLLKVESLDIRDGEPGVPVSEALLGIEKLILDKKIYAALVGNFRSEALLAAMDIYSKYKVINIGSIPMSPKFQEKVLSNPEKYKYSFRVCLEATGLSKYMSGLMKLIGKEFGYKKVFIATQDVLWATATGSMMEAWYKENGWTVLGFEKYPTGASDFSSALMKARSGGAELILVVFDMPTSGILVKQWASMRIPALMAGYNGPLMGSKAWSTFGNEIEGSLNIIEDIGPIPVKAYPPATKFYEAYTKRWKESPQAGHGVGASYDAVYMLAAAIEKAGTLDPDKVSAALAATDMAGGVVGRLKFDQGHQLLYGEDPKTGGIGVWFQWRKGERVIVYPEAVADGKIEKPVWSK, from the coding sequence ATGAGAGGCGCGATAAAGCTGGTCTTTTCTTCTGTCTTGTTCTTTTGTCTCATTGGCCCAGCGTATGCTGCAGATCCAATTCTCCTGGGCATTCCGACCTCACTCAAGCTCATAGAAGGTTACGAAAGCAACAGGGCTGCGATCCTCGCCGCAGAGGAGATCAACGCTAAAGGCGGCGTCACCGTAGGAAAAGAAAAACGATTATTAAAGGTGGAATCTCTCGATATCAGGGATGGCGAACCCGGCGTCCCTGTCTCGGAAGCGCTCCTCGGTATTGAAAAACTTATCTTGGATAAGAAGATATATGCTGCCCTCGTGGGTAATTTCAGGTCGGAGGCGCTCCTGGCTGCAATGGACATTTACTCCAAATACAAGGTGATTAATATCGGCAGTATTCCAATGTCCCCCAAGTTCCAGGAAAAGGTGCTGAGCAATCCTGAGAAGTACAAATACTCGTTCAGGGTATGTCTTGAAGCCACCGGCCTCTCCAAATACATGAGCGGCTTGATGAAGTTGATTGGTAAAGAGTTTGGCTACAAGAAGGTATTCATTGCGACTCAGGATGTGCTCTGGGCAACAGCCACAGGCTCGATGATGGAAGCCTGGTACAAGGAGAACGGCTGGACTGTGCTCGGATTTGAAAAGTATCCGACCGGTGCTTCAGATTTCTCCTCGGCGCTGATGAAGGCAAGATCAGGCGGCGCAGAGCTTATTCTGGTGGTATTCGATATGCCTACGAGCGGCATTCTGGTGAAGCAGTGGGCGAGCATGAGGATTCCGGCCTTAATGGCCGGCTATAATGGCCCGCTCATGGGCTCGAAAGCATGGAGCACCTTTGGTAATGAGATTGAGGGTTCATTGAATATCATAGAAGACATCGGCCCGATTCCGGTGAAGGCGTATCCTCCTGCGACAAAGTTTTATGAGGCATACACAAAACGATGGAAGGAGAGCCCGCAGGCAGGCCACGGGGTCGGCGCCTCCTACGATGCAGTATACATGCTGGCTGCCGCCATAGAAAAAGCAGGAACACTGGATCCTGATAAAGTATCTGCTGCTCTCGCTGCGACCGACATGGCAGGAGGAGTTGTGGGCAGACTGAAGTTTGACCAGGGCCATCAGCTGTTATATGGAGAGGACCCCAAGACCGGCGGCATAGGCGTCTGGTTCCAGTGGAGAAAGGGAGAAAGGGTCATTGTATATCCTGAAGCCGTGGCTGACGGAAAAATAGAAAAACCGGTGTGGTCGAAATAG
- the lpxK gene encoding tetraacyldisaccharide 4'-kinase: MGNIIVKIWRGEAGLFRAFLFIPLGFLSLIYRGCLAIRESLFRTGMLKVEKAHIPVVSVGNITVGGTGKTPVVELLSKRLKQRGFSPGIVTRGYKRKRGGVFAVDAKADDAASVGDEALMLAKKTGLPVIVGKKRIQAVEVGVKKFGIDLAVLDDGYQVRDLKKDLDVLVISGFSGTREGDLFPLGPYREPLDMIRKAGVILVSRGELSDGTKMHASGIPTFRLRYRPTFLYNVKRDLIGPCTYLEEKNVLAFAGLGNNRSFFESVKELGADVVHTVEFPDHHTYTAADIARLLTFKDAEMLVTTEKDAVKLNRLPIPENLFYLAVEAVVEREEEFIEFVVRRLGGKDVN; encoded by the coding sequence ATGGGCAATATCATAGTCAAGATATGGAGAGGAGAGGCCGGCCTATTTCGCGCCTTCCTTTTCATTCCGCTCGGATTCCTGTCCTTGATTTACAGGGGCTGTCTGGCAATAAGGGAATCTCTTTTTCGGACAGGGATGCTGAAGGTCGAGAAGGCTCATATACCGGTGGTGAGTGTGGGAAATATTACGGTCGGAGGGACCGGCAAAACGCCTGTGGTGGAGTTGCTCTCAAAAAGATTGAAACAGCGGGGGTTCAGCCCGGGCATTGTCACCAGAGGCTACAAGAGGAAGCGAGGCGGCGTGTTTGCTGTAGATGCCAAGGCGGATGACGCAGCGAGTGTCGGGGACGAAGCCCTGATGCTGGCAAAAAAAACCGGGCTCCCTGTGATCGTTGGGAAAAAGAGGATACAGGCCGTAGAGGTTGGCGTGAAAAAGTTCGGGATCGACCTTGCAGTGCTTGATGATGGCTACCAGGTGAGAGACCTGAAAAAAGATCTGGACGTTCTTGTTATCAGCGGTTTTTCAGGCACGCGTGAGGGAGATCTTTTTCCGCTCGGCCCTTATCGGGAGCCGCTCGACATGATACGAAAGGCCGGGGTGATTCTGGTCAGCAGAGGTGAACTAAGTGATGGGACAAAGATGCACGCGTCAGGAATCCCGACGTTCCGTCTGAGGTATCGCCCCACGTTTCTATATAACGTGAAGCGGGACCTCATAGGTCCCTGCACGTACCTTGAAGAGAAGAACGTGCTCGCATTTGCAGGTCTCGGTAATAACCGCTCCTTCTTTGAATCGGTGAAAGAGTTGGGTGCGGATGTGGTCCATACAGTAGAGTTCCCTGATCACCACACGTATACCGCAGCCGACATAGCTCGACTCTTGACATTCAAAGATGCTGAAATGCTTGTTACCACCGAGAAGGATGCGGTGAAACTGAACAGGCTGCCGATTCCGGAGAACCTCTTCTACCTTGCGGTGGAGGCTGTGGTGGAGAGAGAAGAGGAATTCATCGAGTTTGTTGTAAGACGGTTAGGGGGAAAAGATGTCAACTAA
- a CDS encoding ABC transporter substrate-binding protein, with translation MRTTSALLSSVFLFFFITSAGAQQTITLGIPTSLKLLEGAEGNKAAILAVEEINARGGVQVGKEKRLLKVESLDIRDGEPGVPTSEALLGIEKLILDKKIYAAVVGNFRSEALLAAMDIYSKYKVINIGTIAMAPAFQQKIQSDKEKYKYSFRNCLDSLYLAGYMQSMMKFISKEFGYNKVFIATQDVLWAAGTGSMMEKWFKENSWTVVGFDKYPVGASDFSPGLLKAKSAGVQVILAIFDMPTSGILVKQWESMKVPALMAGFISPLMGSKAWKTFGSEIDGVLNVVFEIGYFPIKAYPPTIKFSEAYAKRWKEDIQSGHGAAPAYDSVYVLVDAIEKSGTTDPEKVVKAIQETDMAGVVGKIKFNSGHQLIFGENPKNTACGAVTQWQKGKTAVVWPESIAEAKIQRPAWMK, from the coding sequence ATGAGAACCACGTCCGCACTTCTATCTTCCGTGTTTCTGTTTTTCTTCATAACTTCGGCAGGGGCGCAACAGACCATCACGCTGGGCATTCCCACATCGCTCAAACTGCTCGAGGGGGCCGAAGGCAATAAAGCCGCCATTCTCGCCGTAGAAGAGATCAACGCCAGGGGAGGAGTGCAGGTCGGAAAAGAAAAAAGGCTCCTCAAAGTCGAATCGCTCGACATACGCGACGGCGAACCTGGGGTGCCCACCTCGGAAGCGCTCCTCGGCATTGAAAAGCTGATCCTTGACAAGAAAATCTATGCGGCGGTGGTCGGAAACTTCAGGTCTGAGGCGCTTCTCGCTGCCATGGATATCTACTCAAAATATAAGGTCATTAATATAGGAACGATCGCGATGGCACCCGCATTCCAGCAAAAGATTCAGAGCGACAAGGAGAAGTACAAGTATTCATTCAGGAACTGTTTAGATTCACTATACCTCGCAGGCTATATGCAGAGCATGATGAAGTTCATCTCCAAGGAGTTCGGGTACAACAAGGTTTTCATCGCCACACAGGATGTGCTCTGGGCGGCAGGAACAGGTTCCATGATGGAGAAGTGGTTCAAAGAGAACAGCTGGACTGTAGTCGGTTTTGATAAGTATCCGGTAGGTGCGTCCGATTTTTCGCCCGGTCTCTTGAAAGCGAAATCAGCCGGCGTCCAGGTAATTCTGGCCATATTCGACATGCCGACAAGCGGCATTCTCGTGAAACAGTGGGAAAGCATGAAGGTCCCTGCGCTCATGGCCGGGTTCATATCGCCGCTCATGGGGTCCAAGGCGTGGAAGACGTTCGGGAGTGAGATCGATGGAGTCCTGAATGTTGTCTTCGAAATAGGTTACTTCCCGATTAAGGCCTATCCACCAACCATAAAATTCAGTGAAGCGTATGCGAAAAGATGGAAAGAAGACATCCAGTCAGGCCACGGCGCTGCTCCTGCCTACGACTCAGTCTATGTTCTTGTCGATGCAATCGAAAAGTCAGGCACGACAGATCCTGAAAAGGTTGTAAAGGCAATCCAGGAGACCGATATGGCAGGCGTGGTGGGAAAAATAAAATTCAACAGCGGACACCAGCTCATTTTCGGGGAGAATCCGAAAAATACGGCATGCGGAGCCGTAACGCAGTGGCAGAAAGGAAAAACAGCCGTTGTCTGGCCTGAATCGATAGCTGAAGCTAAGATACAGAGACCGGCCTGGATGAAATAA
- a CDS encoding ABC transporter ATP-binding protein — translation MAILAVRGVTKSFGGVKALEDVSVDVRENTLLGIIGPNGSGKTTLVNIITGFVKPDHGSVLFKEKELLGKSPYKIANMGIGRAFQMVKPFFHLPAFKNMIVPLSSNRVKAASGGGYGDKDAVALDVLEEVGFERDSSVPYKPASVLPHGYLKRLELARLMALRSDVLILDELFSGLSIAEVTSIIPIIEKLLLEGKTIIMVEHRLKELFRIADKVIVLNYGKKIKEGPPKEILEDEEVKKAYLGVEV, via the coding sequence ATGGCCATCCTTGCTGTACGGGGAGTTACGAAGAGTTTCGGGGGCGTGAAAGCCCTGGAGGACGTGAGCGTTGATGTAAGAGAAAACACGCTCCTCGGCATCATCGGCCCTAACGGCTCAGGCAAAACTACCCTTGTCAATATCATAACCGGCTTCGTGAAACCCGACCACGGAAGCGTGCTCTTTAAAGAAAAAGAATTGCTTGGAAAGTCACCGTATAAGATTGCCAACATGGGAATCGGCAGAGCCTTCCAGATGGTCAAACCCTTTTTTCACCTTCCCGCATTTAAGAACATGATCGTACCCCTATCTTCCAACAGGGTCAAGGCAGCCTCAGGTGGGGGCTACGGAGACAAAGACGCAGTGGCGCTCGACGTGTTGGAGGAGGTGGGCTTTGAAAGAGATTCGTCCGTACCCTACAAACCCGCGAGCGTTCTTCCTCATGGCTATTTGAAAAGACTTGAGCTCGCGAGACTGATGGCTTTGCGGAGTGACGTGCTCATACTGGATGAGCTCTTCTCCGGGCTATCTATTGCAGAGGTGACGAGCATCATACCTATCATAGAGAAGCTTCTTCTGGAAGGAAAGACCATTATCATGGTGGAGCACCGGCTCAAAGAGCTCTTCCGCATAGCCGACAAGGTAATCGTACTGAACTACGGAAAGAAGATAAAAGAAGGGCCTCCGAAGGAGATCCTCGAAGACGAAGAAGTGAAGAAGGCGTACCTGGGGGTGGAAGTATAA
- a CDS encoding ABC transporter ATP-binding protein, which yields MLKVENLMVFYENAIAINDLSIEINEGEIVGVIGSNSAGKTTLMNTVSGLLLDTRLKEQRKGGERINIFGKISFLNRDITAVWPDERVKMGLVLSRERHPVFVESDVEENLKIASYLLPKTEKKGMMSYVYQIFPALVPLRRRKAGFLSGGEQQMLAIGMSLMAKPKLMLLDEPLLGLAPAIQVKLIDSIVAIRKEANVTILICEQFARPVLPIINRGYVLENGMLTLHGTGEELYNNPEIKAAYFGV from the coding sequence ATGCTGAAGGTTGAGAATCTGATGGTCTTCTATGAGAATGCGATCGCCATAAACGACCTTTCGATAGAGATCAATGAGGGGGAGATCGTCGGCGTCATCGGCTCGAACAGTGCCGGCAAGACGACCCTCATGAATACTGTATCCGGCCTCCTTCTCGACACCAGGCTGAAGGAGCAGCGCAAAGGAGGCGAGAGAATAAACATATTTGGCAAGATCTCTTTCCTGAACCGGGATATAACCGCTGTCTGGCCTGATGAACGGGTAAAAATGGGCCTCGTGCTTTCGAGGGAGCGCCACCCCGTGTTCGTCGAGAGCGACGTGGAAGAGAATCTGAAGATCGCCTCCTATCTTCTTCCCAAAACCGAAAAGAAGGGCATGATGTCGTATGTTTATCAGATCTTCCCTGCTCTCGTCCCGTTGCGAAGGCGTAAGGCTGGATTTCTGAGCGGCGGCGAACAGCAGATGCTCGCTATCGGCATGTCGCTGATGGCCAAACCGAAACTCATGCTGCTCGACGAGCCGCTTCTCGGTCTGGCTCCGGCAATACAGGTCAAGCTCATCGATTCGATCGTGGCAATCCGAAAAGAAGCGAACGTAACCATTCTGATTTGCGAGCAGTTCGCACGGCCGGTGCTCCCAATCATCAACCGGGGGTATGTTCTTGAAAACGGCATGCTCACACTGCATGGCACTGGTGAGGAACTCTACAACAATCCTGAGATAAAGGCTGCATATTTTGGAGTGTAG
- a CDS encoding branched-chain amino acid ABC transporter permease, which produces MKSEAHQRKERIARGVKARSDDVYALTSYKEMWYLLFPRVVPVIGVALLACFLPLYWKKVLITTCIYAMLAVSWDFLSTCGLLSLGQALFFGIGSYTAGSLNHYFGIPVFLTIPIATVVGGLLSTVMLLPVIRLRGIYFAMVTLILPLMLIRLIEATKILGGTEGLTGLSPYPNIWVELTTIILGMWVALFALRRLITSDYGLIFVSINDNDRATMASGINIYKFKAQALFVGSCICAFCGAFMTHSYMFTGMPVFALEFSILPIAASAIGGIGTLAGPLLGAFVLVPLSEILREFGTLRIVFYGLILVICVVALPEGIFHYFSRKYSETERWVKLE; this is translated from the coding sequence ATGAAGAGTGAAGCACACCAGCGGAAAGAACGTATCGCAAGGGGCGTAAAGGCCCGCTCTGATGACGTCTACGCCCTCACGTCGTACAAAGAAATGTGGTATCTCCTGTTTCCGAGGGTCGTCCCTGTCATCGGCGTTGCACTGCTCGCATGTTTTCTGCCGCTCTACTGGAAGAAAGTGCTAATCACAACCTGCATCTACGCGATGCTCGCGGTCTCCTGGGATTTCCTGTCAACCTGCGGATTATTATCGCTGGGTCAGGCGCTCTTTTTTGGTATCGGTTCTTATACCGCAGGCAGCTTGAATCATTACTTCGGCATTCCCGTTTTCCTCACCATCCCGATCGCAACGGTGGTGGGGGGGCTTCTCTCCACGGTGATGCTCCTTCCGGTTATCAGGCTACGAGGCATCTATTTCGCCATGGTGACGCTCATCCTGCCGCTCATGCTTATCAGGTTGATAGAGGCGACCAAAATCCTCGGCGGCACAGAGGGATTAACCGGCTTGAGCCCTTATCCAAACATATGGGTTGAACTGACCACGATCATACTGGGGATGTGGGTCGCGCTATTCGCGTTGCGACGCCTTATTACTTCGGACTACGGGCTCATATTTGTGAGCATCAATGATAACGACAGGGCGACCATGGCTTCCGGGATCAACATCTATAAATTCAAAGCACAGGCTTTATTTGTGGGAAGCTGTATCTGCGCCTTTTGCGGCGCGTTCATGACCCATTCCTACATGTTTACCGGAATGCCCGTCTTCGCGTTGGAATTTTCCATTCTGCCGATTGCCGCGTCCGCGATTGGCGGTATCGGCACGCTTGCGGGCCCGCTCCTGGGGGCTTTTGTTCTTGTCCCGCTTTCAGAAATCTTGCGGGAGTTCGGGACATTGCGCATCGTCTTTTACGGTCTCATTCTCGTCATATGCGTGGTGGCCCTGCCAGAAGGCATTTTCCATTACTTTTCGAGGAAATATAGCGAAACGGAAAGGTGGGTGAAGCTGGAATAA
- a CDS encoding class I adenylate-forming enzyme family protein, producing MNVYQSFIEVVNRYRGMPSIIYLGEVLTYGDVLAGVECLSTGLRSLGLKERDKIIIYMPNTPQWIISWLSIQKIGATAVPIAPIYTSRDLRYIATDSGARTVMCADTNFGYAKELREEGTLDHIIVSGMADLLPRYKRLIGKAFDRVPEGRIEKGPGITRLTDLMKKRETADGVTIDEKEPLEMLYTGGTTKSPKGVPINHALFLDSVIAQLEISYPLIPPSQNVILQGGPLFHILGQVFGVGPFCVTGDCVIIMPKVNIDALLYSIERYKAKTFFGVPALYRMILENDRVDFYDLSSLAYCFSGGDVLPQETARRWKEKFGKEIYEGYGATETCGGVTMPPVEEIRPPGTIGKVLRTKKVRIIDENTLEEVRPGEAGELIVSSPHMVGAYWNKEEETQEAFLDIDGDRWYRTGDVVRKDENDFFYFVDRTADTIKHKGYRVSSSEIEAALQEHPAVLSACAVGVPDDKVGERIKAFVVLKEDVKGVTGYELIHWCREHLASYKVPNYIEFRDMLPKSKVGKLLRRELRQEERKRFEE from the coding sequence ATGAATGTGTATCAATCCTTTATTGAAGTCGTAAACCGGTACAGAGGAATGCCCTCGATTATTTATCTCGGCGAGGTACTCACCTACGGCGACGTCCTGGCAGGAGTGGAGTGTCTCTCGACCGGGCTGCGATCGCTCGGTCTCAAAGAGCGCGACAAAATAATTATTTACATGCCCAACACGCCCCAGTGGATTATAAGCTGGCTCTCCATCCAGAAGATAGGAGCGACGGCAGTGCCCATTGCGCCAATCTACACCTCCAGAGATCTCCGCTATATCGCGACAGATTCAGGAGCCCGCACGGTCATGTGCGCGGATACAAATTTCGGGTACGCAAAAGAACTAAGGGAAGAAGGCACATTGGACCACATCATAGTGAGCGGCATGGCTGATCTTCTGCCTCGTTACAAGCGCCTCATCGGAAAGGCTTTTGATCGGGTTCCGGAAGGCAGAATAGAGAAAGGACCAGGCATCACGAGACTCACCGATCTGATGAAAAAAAGAGAAACAGCGGACGGTGTAACCATTGACGAAAAAGAGCCGCTTGAGATGCTCTACACCGGAGGGACTACCAAGAGCCCCAAGGGTGTACCCATCAACCACGCGCTCTTTCTCGACTCTGTTATTGCGCAACTCGAAATAAGCTATCCTCTCATTCCGCCGTCGCAGAATGTAATCCTCCAGGGAGGGCCCCTTTTCCACATTCTCGGCCAGGTCTTCGGCGTGGGGCCTTTTTGCGTGACCGGCGATTGCGTCATCATTATGCCGAAAGTCAATATCGACGCTCTCCTTTACTCCATCGAACGTTATAAGGCAAAGACGTTCTTCGGTGTTCCCGCGCTCTACCGGATGATTCTGGAGAACGACCGTGTAGATTTCTACGATCTCTCCTCTCTGGCCTACTGCTTCAGCGGAGGGGACGTGCTGCCCCAGGAAACGGCGCGACGGTGGAAAGAGAAATTCGGAAAGGAGATTTACGAAGGGTACGGGGCGACGGAGACGTGCGGTGGCGTTACCATGCCGCCGGTTGAGGAAATACGACCCCCTGGCACCATAGGAAAGGTCTTGCGGACAAAGAAGGTGCGCATCATTGACGAGAACACACTGGAAGAGGTGCGGCCGGGAGAAGCAGGGGAACTGATCGTCTCCTCACCCCACATGGTAGGCGCCTACTGGAACAAGGAAGAGGAGACGCAAGAGGCTTTTCTCGATATAGACGGCGACCGGTGGTACAGGACCGGCGATGTTGTCCGAAAAGATGAGAATGATTTTTTCTATTTTGTGGACAGGACGGCCGATACCATCAAGCACAAGGGGTATCGTGTTTCATCATCTGAGATAGAGGCAGCGCTGCAGGAACACCCGGCTGTTCTCTCCGCCTGTGCCGTGGGCGTACCGGATGACAAGGTGGGGGAGCGCATCAAAGCTTTCGTGGTGCTGAAGGAAGATGTGAAAGGCGTTACCGGCTACGAGCTGATCCACTGGTGCAGGGAGCACCTCGCGTCCTACAAGGTGCCCAACTACATAGAGTTCCGCGACATGCTGCCCAAATCGAAAGTAGGGAAACTTCTTCGCCGAGAACTGCGCCAGGAGGAACGCAAGCGCTTCGAGGAGTGA
- a CDS encoding branched-chain amino acid ABC transporter permease, with the protein MIVYGLINSAILALMALGFNLTFGISGVANFSYGAIYVVAGFLTWSLIEIVHLPFAVSAIITIVLIGIGGVYLYKAILNRIRGLIISEVIATFGVALVLLELLRTIGFIGFRYSLPPFIKGSVEIFGAYVDIQRLLIIALGILLILAIYAFTHYTRIGLAFRAIAQEEHTSLSLGINPERIASLSMGMGSALGAFAAIVILPLGTITVDSGYDVLINALSVCIVGGLGSTFGVIIASFIIGYAQTLTAMYLSPHWTMIVSLCAILIILAVKPSGLLGHQKELEERV; encoded by the coding sequence GTGATTGTTTACGGTCTTATAAACAGCGCTATCCTTGCCCTGATGGCTCTCGGGTTTAATCTGACCTTCGGAATAAGCGGGGTGGCGAACTTCTCATACGGTGCTATATATGTCGTTGCCGGTTTTCTTACCTGGAGTCTTATCGAGATAGTTCATCTGCCCTTTGCTGTGTCAGCGATAATCACCATCGTGCTGATCGGCATCGGGGGTGTCTATCTTTATAAGGCAATACTCAATCGAATACGTGGGCTAATCATATCCGAAGTCATTGCCACATTCGGAGTTGCCCTCGTACTGCTCGAACTTCTACGCACCATCGGCTTCATAGGTTTCAGATACTCCCTGCCGCCCTTCATAAAGGGATCAGTAGAAATCTTCGGTGCATATGTCGATATTCAGAGGTTGCTGATCATAGCCTTGGGGATTCTGCTTATTCTCGCCATTTATGCATTCACGCACTACACAAGAATAGGGCTGGCATTCAGGGCAATAGCCCAGGAAGAGCATACCTCACTCTCCCTTGGTATAAATCCCGAGCGCATTGCGAGTCTGAGCATGGGCATGGGATCGGCGCTCGGGGCCTTCGCCGCCATAGTTATTCTCCCGCTCGGAACAATTACCGTCGATAGCGGATACGATGTATTGATCAATGCGCTTTCCGTCTGTATTGTTGGAGGTTTGGGCAGCACCTTCGGCGTCATCATCGCGAGCTTCATCATAGGCTACGCGCAGACGCTAACCGCAATGTACCTTTCCCCCCACTGGACCATGATTGTAAGCCTTTGCGCGATACTCATCATACTTGCGGTCAAGCCTTCCGGGCTTCTCGGACATCAGAAAGAATTGGAGGAAAGGGTGTGA
- a CDS encoding ABC transporter substrate-binding protein yields the protein MGKVKSMVTALMVIIPLAVFLFVPGAAAAPKTVYIGGSMALTGAYAENVAAVLAAFEDYAKYVNETKRMAPWRSEKFPADLTLEVLWRDDELKPAKALSIYEELKAKGILVFAVSGSPQALALKERLNADRVGAVSFTAGPFLLKPPQTIFTHYPLYTDSLASIADWFKENWKEKRKPKVAYLTADNAMGKSMEIPEMENYLKKTGYEFAGVQYVPLVPSTAPTTQLMWLKQNNVDLALGIMVNPGAQPTIKEAVRLGMGPHLSYKIAFGFGGACPSAMFERDMGTLGDGVFNIEFALLSMSSWKRYFALYEKIYHCKWNSLSCA from the coding sequence ATGGGCAAGGTTAAATCGATGGTAACGGCTCTGATGGTAATTATCCCCTTAGCGGTATTCCTATTTGTTCCCGGCGCTGCGGCTGCCCCAAAAACAGTGTACATCGGCGGCAGCATGGCTTTGACCGGCGCTTACGCCGAGAATGTTGCAGCGGTTCTGGCTGCCTTTGAAGATTATGCGAAATACGTCAATGAGACGAAACGCATGGCTCCATGGCGAAGCGAGAAGTTTCCGGCTGATCTGACGCTTGAGGTGCTGTGGCGTGACGATGAGTTGAAGCCGGCTAAGGCCTTGAGCATTTACGAGGAGCTGAAAGCGAAAGGGATCTTGGTGTTTGCTGTGTCAGGATCCCCGCAGGCGCTGGCGCTGAAAGAAAGGCTGAATGCCGACCGCGTGGGTGCCGTAAGTTTCACCGCCGGCCCCTTTCTGCTGAAACCCCCGCAAACGATCTTCACCCATTATCCGCTCTACACCGACAGCCTGGCCTCCATTGCAGATTGGTTCAAAGAGAATTGGAAGGAAAAACGCAAACCAAAAGTCGCCTACCTTACCGCTGACAACGCCATGGGCAAATCGATGGAGATACCCGAGATGGAGAATTATCTCAAGAAAACGGGGTATGAGTTCGCAGGTGTCCAGTATGTTCCTCTGGTGCCCAGCACAGCGCCGACCACCCAGCTGATGTGGCTGAAGCAGAACAATGTGGATCTGGCCCTCGGTATTATGGTTAACCCCGGTGCCCAGCCGACCATAAAGGAAGCGGTCAGGCTCGGAATGGGACCGCACTTGAGTTACAAGATAGCGTTTGGTTTTGGCGGGGCATGCCCCTCTGCGATGTTCGAAAGGGATATGGGAACACTCGGTGATGGCGTCTTCAATATAGAGTTTGCTCTTCTATCAATGTCTTCCTGGAAACGTTACTTTGCTTTGTATGAAAAGATCTACCATTGCAAATGGAATTCGTTATCTTGCGCATAG